Sequence from the Esox lucius isolate fEsoLuc1 chromosome 6, fEsoLuc1.pri, whole genome shotgun sequence genome:
CAGAGCGACTGCTGGCACACTTCGGTACAGTGAGATTCCCCTTCATATTGAATGGTGTATGTATGGATTATTTCATTGGGGTGAGGCACGTTAATGCGATTCCACTTCTTTCCAGAGTGTATTATAATGATGGATGTGATGAATACTGGAAGCATTTCAGGGATGGCTACGCTGAGCTTTTCGTTACTTTCAACTCCAAGGCCGAACTGGGGCCAGAGTAAAACATGGAATGGAATCCCAAGTCTGCCCACCATCAGTAGGGTGACATTATGGAATGGACTAACCGAAATGTGCACTGCATTGCAGGTAGTAACGTCCCTGTGGTCAGTCTGGAAGCCGCCCGTCCAGCCGAGGTGGTCTTCAGCCCCAGTAAGGACTATTTGTACTCTGCCCTCAGGCTGGTGCTGAAGATCCACCAGACCAGGGAGGACGGAGATGTGGCCGTGTTCTTGGCTTCAGCTCAAGTAAGAAAAGTTGACGTTGTTGAATAGTTAAAAAGGGTGTACGCGTGTGTTTCAGTTtagtgtattattattatatttttttttgggtcCTACGTGCTCTAAATGTTGACGCTGTCATTGCCAACGTTGTCTTTTCTGTTCATAGACGGCTAATATCCTTCTGGGTTGGGCAGAACGTTGTCTTTCCTGTTCATAGACTGCTAATATCCTTCTGGGTTGGGCAGAACGTtgtctttagacctcagtagcaGCGGGCGGTATCTTTGGCAAAATTGCCTCACGTCACCCCGAAACCTGACGTCTGACAATAGGCACTCTCAAATCTGGCAAGAAGACATGTCCAAATAAATAACGAAAACCATCGGGTCAGAACACTCTTCATTTAAATGGCAAAGCAACACTCCCAAGTCCTTTTGCTGTCACAGTCTGTTGGAATGAGTGTTACAAAGCCCTTTTAAAGGCCCGTTCTCCGCGACCCAATACATGACAATGACTTTAAAGCTCTGCCTTTCAAAGGAGGTGTCGATTCAGCATTTTCACACCAGTCCCCCGCCCCACCCCCTTCTCTGATGTCGACCTTTGACCTCCGTGGTATAATGGTGATTGGGCAGAAACAGTCCTCCACGTGGGCAttagatctgtgtgtgtgtgtgtgtgtgtgtgtgtgtgtgtgtttcctccaAACATTGACCTGTTGCGTCCATGACCTTTGCCTGCCGTACAGTGCTGTCTACGTCTCAACCCCAAGATGAAGTCCTAAGCAGACAAGGCGCTGTATGTTAATATGGTCTCAGCCAATACAATAACAGCTTTTTAAATCTCTGAAGTGCCTGCTCATGGATTTCTTTTATGCCACATTTAGTATGTTAGACCTGTTATTACTGTGTAAGCACTCGTGCTATTCCCTTTCCATAAGAACCTCTGACACTGTGTTGTCCTTCCCACAGGAGGTGGTCTGTGCCCAGGCTGTGCTCCAGAGGGAGGGAACCAGGCTAGGAGCAGACCTCGGGGACCTGCTCCCTTTGAGGCTGTACCCTGGCCAGGTTTGGGGCCCCCCTCCCCTGGTGGAGGAGTTTAGGGGTACAGGCACAGCCAGGTGTCGGCGGGTCTTCCTCTCCACCCGTCAGGGCGAGGACCTGTTCTGGGCTGTGAACTCGGTCCGCTTTGTCATCGACGCGGGTGTGGAGAAACGATGTGTGAGTTTCAGCCTGGCAGAGGATAGCATTCACAAGCTATGTGTTAGCTTACATGCAGGCAGCACTTTGGCCAAATGTATGACACAGCTGTTACCATAGAGATCCTTTTAAGACAATAGTTATATGGTGGTTAAAGGTGCCGTCTGGGACCTTTGTGActagctatatttttttatatttgggctAGTAGGCTAATCAATTTTTTATATGTGCCTAATATATAAGTAGAGTCACTGTCATAACTCAGTTAGCCATAAGCATTTCAAGTCTGAAAGCAGGAGGTCTTGATGACAAGGGGAAACATACATTATCAGCACAAATGGTAGTACTTTTTTAGGGACCCCTTTTTGGCTCAATGGCTCCACTTTTTCCAGGCAGTGGCCGAAAACCGAATAATGCAACTTTAATAATAAGCAGGTATTGAATGGTTCATAAACAGTTTTTAGACATAGTAATGCTAtgactgacctttgacctctgacAGGTGTACATCCCCAGGATAAGAGCCAACTCTGAAGTCCTTGGACCCATCAGTAGATCCCAGGCAGAAATCAGAAGGCAGCTCATTGGATCAACAGGTATCACATCTCATGTTATCTTGTCTGGTGATGATGTGGGGAAATATCTACATGCAGTCAGATATCGGGATGTTATTTATGACAGTGTATCGAATCGTTGTGGCGATACACAAGAAACAGGGTTGCTTGTTTGGTCTACCTGCACCAAAATTATTTCATCCATAACCTGTTCTCCATGTTTTCAAATAGGGAGCCAATTAGTTTTCAGTTAGTCGCTCTGGGGCATCTGCAgtaatgactgaaatgttaatAATGTAGTAGGAAGACCATTGTGAAACTGGCCACACATGTCATTACCAGCATCTAAGTATTGCAGTGATATACAGTAACTGTGAGGTCACCACCCATTGACTTGAGTCATCTACCAGATAATgcctcagtgtttctcaaacttgTCCTCTGGGACCGCCGGAGATTCCACAATGTTGTTGTCGTCCATAAATTACCCCGCCTGATTAATCTGTTTAGGGCTTGTTGATGAGTTGAATCTGGTGCGCTAGCTGTGGAATAGTTGAATAGTTTTTTAGTTGTATAGTTTTTCTCTTTCGATGTTGGCAGTAATAACTATGGCTGTTCAGAAAGCCAGCCAGTCGTCTCAGAAATCCACCCCTCTGGTCTGCTTATTGCCTTGGCCCAGAGGGTGACGTCAGAGGTGATAATGCCTAAGACTATGGAATAAGCGAGACATGCAACTtccttttgttctttttctgtGGATGTCAATGAACTAGGTAGGCTGGAGCCAACTGCTACCAGTTTGTTGTCACCGTGTGAAAGCGACAGGAAGTGCGTACAGCCACTCTGAGCGTGCGGGATTCATTCACGGTCCgtgtgtccgtctgtgtttTCTCAGGAAAGTGTTTCTGCCTGTACCCCGCGGAGACCCAGCTCCCCACAGAGATCTCTCCTCAGATCCTGGAGTCCAACCTCACGTCCACTGTGCTGTTTCTCAAGAGGATGGAGATAGCAGGGCTGGGACACTGTGACTTCCTCACTAGACCAGGTTAGACCACAACGCCAACAGGCTGTTTTAGACAGCCAGACCCCATTGAGATTTTTCTTCTTTAAATGGTCGAACTAGGAAGTGATAAATGGTCGGGTGGTGATAAATATCCTAATTGGTCAGTTGGTAAAAGCCCTCGTACAGGAGAGAGCCGGGTGGAGCTTCTGAGGGCCCTCTGTGCTCCGGGGGCGGCCATGTTTAAGTCAAGAACATGTTAAGTGTTTTCTAAAACAAGATTTGTCTGATACGttatcacccctctgagcctgggtcctctctaggtttcttcctaaaattcgaccttcttagggagtttttcctagccactgaaattcaacactactgttgtttgctccttggggtttaaggccaggtgtctctgtaaagcactttgtgacaactgctgttgtaaaaagggctttataaataaatttgattgaaatagaTTTGATTGATGGTTATCTCCAAAGGACTATGTGGTCAGAATATCCCTCTGAAATTGTGTAAATAAGTTATGATAATGCCCTGTGTGTGTAAGAGCTTTCTGAAAATGTGCCTGGAATTTCATGGTCCTTTCGGCCAACAATGATGTCACAAAGCTGATCTGATTTTTAATAGACCAATGGCTGTTGACCTGGGTAAGGAGGTGGGCTCGAGACCAGCCTATCAGCCACTCATGGCTGTGTAAATAAATATCTTCTGATTTGTTTCCTAAAGCCCCAATGATCGGACTGACTGAGCATGCCAAGGGAAAATGGAGGCTCAGGGAAATGCatatatttgaataattttCATTCAATAAATCCACAGTCAGTTCGTAGACAAGGAATCCCCAGggatgtttaaaaataaaacctggACGGTTGGTACTTTAACACGTCTCACTCTGCTAAGACTGGGATATTGTCGGGTACAGAATGTGAACTGTATGTATTTGGATGAGAGAACTGGCCTGGGACACTGGGACTGGATGACTAGACCAGATTAGCGGATGAAGTAGGTCCAGGTTGGAGGGTGTATTTTGGCCAGGGTCGAGTGTTTCCAGAAGGGGTTCTGCTCTCACTGCACAGAGCTGCTTAAAGTCAGTCAGCCATGCGTTAGTGGATCTGACAGCAGCCCGTCGGGGACCATTGTCTGGATCCTGGCCGGCCCGGCTGTCCCTACATAAACCAGCCCTGCGTGGGGACAGCCACGTTCCAGGGCCAGGCCCAAACAGCACCCTTCTGTCGGCACAGAACGCTTCCTTTCAGCAGAGCCGCGGGGGACAAGGAAATGGGTCGCTGTTTGGGTTACAGACACGCCGGGGAGGCCAGCTCGTTAGCGATGAGACAATGGCGTCTGTTTAGGCCATCGGGCCGAACCGCCACAGTGAACCGGAAGTGGAATGTTGTCAAAGGTTCTACTGTAACACATTAACTGGGCTTATCTTACCGGCTGAACTTTCATGATACTTCTGTGTTTTGACCTGGCATTTACActgattttatataattttgctGGTTGATTATGGAGTTTTAAGATTAAAGGCACATGGCATCTATTGAGGAGTTGAGCCATGGTCATAATACAGAGGAATCTAAACTTAATCATCAGTAAAATATGATCatcaaaatgtgtatgtgttatctaatgtatgtattttattatgtaaCTGATATATTCCCCCAGATCCTGAGGGTCTCATGCAGGCATTGGAGGAGCTGGATTACCTTGCGGCATTAGACGACGACGGGAACCTATCAGAGATTGGGATCATCCTCTCTGAGCTCCCATTGGAAGCTCAGATGGCCAAGGCTCTGCTGGCGTCCTGTGAGTTTGACTGTGTCACCGAGGTGGTGACCATCGCCGCTATGCTGTCAGGTATGGACACACCATTTGGACCAATCAGCAGCTCTGACCGAACTTTGTTACAGTcaaagttattttattatttttttattatttatctgTAATGATTTGGATTTCTCTGGGACAGTGTTTTAAAGGTCAcactggtagtagttgtagctTTTTATTCAgtaaccaagaccagtctggtagcaAATGTAGCTTTTTATTCAGTGataatttgtaaataaaataaaaagctactGTGTATTTTCTGCAGtgcaggtttgattgaattgagaCCTCTGTCTGTTTTAGCACCGAGTTGCTTCCTGGAGCCACCTGTTGGCAGGGCCCAAGAAGCTTTGCAGTGTCACAGAAAGTTCCAGCACCCCGAAGGGGACCACTTTACACTCATCAACATCTACAATGCTTTCAAACAGAGAGGACCATGTAAGTTAGGTACTAAGGTCAACCGGACCGGTTTCTCACTGTCAATCTGCAAGTGTCGTATGTACCCATAGCTctgtcctcccttctcctcGCTCCTCCTCACAACCCCTTCCCCCCTCTCCTCATGTCTCCTCTGTTCTCGTCCCGTCTCCTGCACGCGGGTTTAACTGTTGTAATACCATTCCTTCAGACTCCAGCGTGGAGAAGTGGTGTCAGGACTACTACCTGAACCTCAGAGCCCTCCAGACGGCCGACACCATCAGGTCTGAGCTGACGGACATCCTGAAGAGGATCGAGCTGCCCGTCTCTGAGGGCTCCTTCGGGACCAAGAGCAACACGCTGAACATCAAACGGGCTCTGCTGGCCGGGTTCTTCATGCAGGTGGGTTGGCGAGGGAGcggtaatgttgtttttaaaaagtattacgTTACCTTGAACAAATGGCGGCTACCGGAATTGAAAAGGTACAATTTAAACAATTATAACTAAAACACTGTAAACTCAgaacaatattcaaatgtttaatatCACAGGGAGtggtaaacaacaccacaggCTTGTAGTCACTTGTACTATAAGCATTTGCTTAATTATACAATATATTAACttgtgttcttatttttttctctagATTGCCCGTGATGTTGATGGATCAGGAAACTACTTCATGttgacacacaagcacatagCCCAGGTCCAACCGTCCTCCAGCTATGGGGCCAGGACACACCAGCTGGGCCTGCCTGAATGGCTGCTGTTCCATGAATACACTCTCTCCGAAAACAACTGCATCCGAACGGTCTCCAAAATCTCCCCCGAATTGTAAGTCAGTGGCCTGCACCCTTCTAATGACAGCATTTTTGCTTATTTATGTTCCAAAAATACAAACTAGGCACAAACGTGTTTCTGACTTGTTAGGTTGTTGATTTTCTTTGAATGGGATAATCCTGTATTACAAGTCTGCTTTCGAGTACTCTTTCAACAAGACCACACCACCGGCCATTACTAGGCCATTCTTTTGGAATTGGAAAGTATATTACAAAAGTGATCTGTCAACTTTGCAGACGTACTTGGTAAAAGaacataaaagcattttatacTAGAAAATGGATCATAGTGTTTTTAATTGTCCCTTCAGGTTCATTCAGATGGCTCCACAGTATTTCTTCTACAACCTGCCTCCTAGTGAGAGTAAAGACATACTACAGCACATCCTGGATGGGGTTTTATCTGGACATGCCAAAGACAGGCAACAACAGAATCCGACAATTGCCAGTGAAGAGGTCAAAGACTGCAGCGCAGTGGCACAGTCCAATGACAGATGTGTGCTACAGTGACCTCTGGTGGAGGACCTCAGTACTGCAGAGATAATCTCAACCACAATCAGATAGTGGCTGTAGCGATGGCTTTCACCTCCGGTACTGTTCAGACATGAGCATTGTATCCCTCACCAACTTTCTCTTGTTTTTGCTTCGTAAATGTTGGTTGGTTCTCCTCAAGTAGCCTATATTGAGCACCTTGAGTAGTCAAGGAACACTGTGACTCACATAGTCTGGTTTGAACCCAGTAATGTACTCCTTTATTCTGGttttggattttcttttttattgtgaCTTTATGATCTTGTACAATATCAAATATTCTTTGTGTAAAATCTGTACCAAGATATTAATGTAATCATGTTTCCCTAATTCTGTAAATACAGCTCTTTGCTATTTGAAAAATGCCTAAATTGATGAATTTAACCAATTAAAACTTTTGGAAAACTGTTATATAAAGTGTTGGAAATAGGGGTGAGTGGTGTAATGTGAGGCAGTGGGTAAGTTGAGCCACCCCCTATCTAGACAGCTGTTCACAATTTTGTCATGTGACCATACATTCAGGAAGAACACCATTTCCAACTGGCAGTGATGAAGAAAGCCTCATGGGAAATGTGGTATGTTTTTTACccccaacatttttattgtttttatgtcaAGTATAATGACTGTTAAAGCGAATTTATCCAGGTCTAAAaatatga
This genomic interval carries:
- the LOC117594573 gene encoding putative pre-mRNA-splicing factor ATP-dependent RNA helicase DHX32 gives rise to the protein MLLREMMSDPMLEHYGAIVIDQAHERTVSTDVLLGLLKNILVRRPHLRVVVLTVSSMTERLLAHFGSNVPVVSLEAARPAEVVFSPSKDYLYSALRLVLKIHQTREDGDVAVFLASAQEVVCAQAVLQREGTRLGADLGDLLPLRLYPGQVWGPPPLVEEFRGTGTARCRRVFLSTRQGEDLFWAVNSVRFVIDAGVEKRCVYIPRIRANSEVLGPISRSQAEIRRQLIGSTGKCFCLYPAETQLPTEISPQILESNLTSTVLFLKRMEIAGLGHCDFLTRPDPEGLMQALEELDYLAALDDDGNLSEIGIILSELPLEAQMAKALLASCEFDCVTEVVTIAAMLSAPSCFLEPPVGRAQEALQCHRKFQHPEGDHFTLINIYNAFKQRGPYSSVEKWCQDYYLNLRALQTADTIRSELTDILKRIELPVSEGSFGTKSNTLNIKRALLAGFFMQIARDVDGSGNYFMLTHKHIAQVQPSSSYGARTHQLGLPEWLLFHEYTLSENNCIRTVSKISPELFIQMAPQYFFYNLPPSESKDILQHILDGVLSGHAKDRQQQNPTIASEEVKDCSAVAQSNDRCVLQ